One part of the Acinetobacter sp. XS-4 genome encodes these proteins:
- the dnaJ gene encoding molecular chaperone DnaJ, whose translation MAKRDYYEVLGVSKTASDDEIKKAYRKLAMKYHPDRNPDNAEAEDKFKEAAEAYEVLSDSEKRSMYDRMGHNAFEGGFGGGGGGGFGGFSAEDIFSQFGDIFGGAFGGGGRQQRQRRGSDLRYVMELTLEEAVKGVKKTITFTAPAPCDVCDGKGSKNPKDVETCKTCHGSGQVRMQQGFFSVQQTCGTCRGQGKIIKNPCQACHGSGVADRQQTLEVTIPAGVDNGDRVRLSGKGEAIRDGQSGDLYVEVVVREHEIFQRDGADLYMDVPVSIADAALGKEIEIPTLEGRVSLKIPEGTQTGKLFRLRGKGVRPVRSSMVGDLLCRIVIETPVNLNSRQRELLKELQASFDGEDSASSPKKKSFFDRLFD comes from the coding sequence ATGGCTAAACGTGATTATTATGAGGTTTTAGGCGTTTCAAAAACCGCAAGTGATGATGAGATCAAAAAAGCCTACCGTAAATTGGCGATGAAATATCATCCTGATAGAAACCCTGACAATGCCGAAGCTGAAGATAAATTTAAAGAAGCTGCTGAAGCTTATGAAGTTTTATCGGACAGCGAAAAGCGTAGCATGTACGATCGCATGGGTCATAATGCGTTTGAAGGCGGCTTTGGTGGCGGCGGTGGTGGTGGCTTCGGCGGATTTAGTGCAGAAGACATTTTCAGCCAGTTCGGTGATATCTTCGGTGGTGCATTCGGTGGTGGTGGACGTCAACAGCGTCAACGTCGCGGATCAGATTTACGTTATGTAATGGAACTTACCCTTGAAGAAGCTGTAAAAGGGGTGAAAAAAACCATTACTTTTACTGCTCCAGCACCATGTGATGTGTGTGATGGTAAAGGCTCTAAAAATCCAAAAGATGTTGAAACCTGTAAAACTTGTCATGGTTCAGGACAAGTACGTATGCAGCAAGGTTTCTTCTCTGTACAACAAACATGTGGTACTTGTCGTGGCCAAGGTAAAATTATTAAAAACCCTTGTCAGGCATGTCATGGTTCAGGTGTAGCCGATCGTCAGCAAACGTTGGAAGTTACAATTCCAGCGGGTGTAGATAATGGTGACCGCGTGCGTTTGAGTGGCAAAGGCGAAGCAATTCGTGATGGCCAATCAGGTGATTTATACGTTGAAGTCGTTGTTCGCGAACACGAAATTTTCCAACGCGATGGTGCCGATCTTTATATGGACGTACCAGTGAGCATTGCTGATGCTGCACTTGGTAAAGAAATTGAAATTCCAACTTTGGAAGGTCGTGTTAGCCTGAAAATTCCTGAGGGAACTCAAACAGGTAAATTATTCCGTTTACGTGGCAAAGGCGTTCGTCCAGTTCGTAGCAGCATGGTAGGTGATTTACTCTGCCGTATTGTGATAGAAACACCAGTCAACTTAAATTCTCGCCAACGTGAATTACTTAAAGAGCTGCAAGCTTCTTTCGATGGCGAAGACAGTGCTTCTTCACCAAAGAAAAAATCATTCTTTGATCGTTTGTTCGATTAA
- the dkgB gene encoding 2,5-didehydrogluconate reductase DkgB, which produces MNIPRFGLGTFRLQEQAVIDSVKTALDVGYRVIDTAQIYGNEAAIGQAIAESGVSRQDLFLTTKIWVDNFAQDKFIPSLKESLEKLRTDHVDLTLIHWPAPDLGVSIPEVMQLLLEAKQQGLTKQIGISNFNIELTQQAIDTIGAENIATNQIELSPYLQNHKLVNFLQEKNIDVTSYMTLAYGKVLQDPVLTEIAAAHKATTAQIALAWALQRGFAVIPSSTKRENLISNLKAQDIELTSAEMQMIAELDRNSREVSPEPWAPVWD; this is translated from the coding sequence ATGAATATTCCACGTTTTGGTCTAGGTACTTTCCGTCTTCAAGAACAAGCCGTCATTGATTCTGTGAAAACTGCTTTAGACGTAGGTTACCGTGTAATTGATACAGCTCAAATTTATGGCAATGAAGCAGCGATTGGTCAAGCCATTGCCGAAAGCGGTGTATCACGTCAGGACTTATTTCTAACCACAAAAATCTGGGTAGATAATTTTGCTCAAGATAAATTTATTCCAAGCTTAAAAGAAAGCTTAGAAAAGCTTCGTACAGACCATGTCGATTTAACTTTGATTCATTGGCCAGCGCCGGATCTAGGTGTTTCGATTCCTGAAGTTATGCAGCTTTTACTTGAAGCGAAACAACAGGGTCTTACCAAACAAATTGGTATCTCAAACTTCAATATTGAGCTTACTCAGCAAGCAATTGACACCATTGGCGCTGAAAATATTGCAACTAACCAGATTGAGTTAAGCCCTTATCTTCAAAACCATAAACTTGTAAATTTCTTACAAGAGAAGAATATTGATGTCACTTCATATATGACGCTTGCATACGGTAAAGTGCTTCAAGACCCAGTTTTAACTGAAATTGCAGCAGCTCATAAAGCAACGACAGCACAAATTGCACTTGCATGGGCATTACAACGTGGTTTTGCAGTCATTCCATCTTCGACTAAACGTGAAAACCTGATTAGCAACTTAAAAGCACAGGATATCGAGTTAACTTCAGCTGAAATGCAAATGATTGCCGAACTTGATCGTAACAGTCGTGAAGTTAGCCCAGAGCCATGGGCACCAGTTTGGGACTAA
- a CDS encoding START domain-containing protein: MNKKQIALTTLLCLSSLWTGAASTEKAKLSLDRNNIKVWTYQKTDNPVFQYKAETTFDVPIERAVAVILDVNRADQWVPYMGKVQMLSQDEKKGEFTLYMLLDFPFPLKDRDVVVKGKMSKAANGLITIKNTAINSNYPIQPDVVRLTRYEGDWTFQKLANNKVKVTTSGYADPAGAIPLSFVNMFVQQQPYQMLLKMKREVTSPIYEQPKLPDILK, from the coding sequence ATGAATAAAAAACAAATTGCCTTGACCACTCTTCTTTGCTTAAGCAGCCTCTGGACGGGGGCTGCTTCTACGGAAAAAGCTAAACTCAGCTTAGACCGTAATAATATTAAAGTCTGGACCTATCAAAAGACTGATAATCCAGTCTTTCAATATAAGGCTGAAACGACTTTTGATGTGCCAATTGAACGCGCTGTTGCGGTGATTTTAGATGTAAATCGTGCTGATCAGTGGGTGCCTTATATGGGCAAGGTTCAGATGTTGTCTCAAGATGAAAAAAAGGGTGAATTCACACTCTATATGCTGTTAGATTTTCCTTTTCCTCTAAAAGATCGCGATGTGGTTGTAAAAGGAAAAATGAGTAAAGCGGCCAATGGTCTGATTACCATTAAGAATACGGCGATTAATAGTAATTATCCGATACAACCTGATGTCGTGCGCTTAACACGCTATGAAGGGGATTGGACATTCCAGAAATTAGCGAATAACAAAGTTAAAGTAACCACAAGTGGTTATGCTGACCCAGCTGGTGCGATTCCGCTGAGCTTCGTAAATATGTTTGTTCAACAACAGCCTTACCAGATGTTGCTGAAAATGAAGCGGGAAGTAACTAGTCCGATTTATGAACAACCGAAACTACCAGATATTTTAAAATAA
- a CDS encoding MFS transporter, producing MNTQSNTAFSLLALAIGAFAIGTTEFSPMGLLPNIANDLGISIPTAGMLITGYALGVMLGAPFMTLWFGGFARRNALIFLMAIFTVGNLIAAFSPSYMSLLGARLITSLNHGAFFGIGSVVAASIVPAHKQASAVATMFMGLTIANIGGVPLATWVGQNIGWRMSFLAISLLGVITILALWKALPQGMVAQKPNVKAELKVLTRTPVILALLTTVLGAGAMFTLYTYIAPSLTEFTHASPTFITFMLMLIGVGFSIGNHLGGRFADLSINKTLIGFLVLLIVMMVTFPILAQSHIGAAIALVIWGAATFALVPPLQMRVMSVAHEAPGLASSVNIGAFNLGNAVGAAAGALVLDLGWGYSAVSFAGALLAGLGLLLVLFQIKRESSSAQALQQCSD from the coding sequence ATGAACACTCAATCAAATACGGCGTTCTCGTTATTGGCATTGGCAATTGGTGCCTTTGCCATTGGCACCACGGAATTCTCACCAATGGGATTGTTACCGAATATCGCTAATGATTTAGGGATTTCAATTCCAACGGCCGGAATGTTAATTACGGGCTATGCACTTGGTGTAATGCTAGGTGCGCCTTTCATGACACTGTGGTTTGGTGGTTTTGCACGACGTAATGCGCTTATCTTTCTCATGGCGATCTTTACGGTAGGTAACCTGATAGCGGCGTTTTCACCAAGCTATATGAGCTTATTAGGTGCACGTCTCATCACAAGCCTTAACCATGGTGCTTTCTTCGGGATCGGTTCAGTTGTAGCAGCAAGCATTGTGCCCGCACATAAACAGGCCAGTGCTGTAGCAACCATGTTTATGGGCTTAACGATTGCAAATATCGGTGGTGTACCGTTGGCAACATGGGTTGGACAAAACATTGGCTGGCGTATGTCTTTCCTTGCAATTTCCTTGCTTGGCGTGATTACTATACTCGCTTTATGGAAAGCATTACCACAAGGTATGGTTGCCCAAAAACCCAATGTGAAAGCTGAATTGAAAGTGTTAACGCGCACTCCTGTAATACTTGCCCTACTCACCACTGTACTTGGTGCGGGTGCAATGTTTACGCTCTATACCTATATTGCGCCAAGTTTGACTGAGTTTACACATGCTTCACCGACCTTCATTACGTTTATGCTGATGTTGATTGGTGTCGGTTTCTCAATTGGTAACCATTTAGGCGGTCGCTTTGCAGATTTGTCTATTAACAAAACTCTGATTGGTTTCTTGGTTCTGTTAATTGTGATGATGGTGACTTTCCCAATCCTTGCACAAAGCCATATTGGAGCAGCCATTGCATTAGTCATCTGGGGTGCTGCAACTTTTGCTTTAGTTCCACCATTACAAATGCGTGTAATGTCAGTCGCTCACGAAGCACCTGGTCTTGCTTCTTCAGTAAATATCGGTGCCTTTAATTTAGGTAACGCAGTTGGAGCAGCAGCAGGCGCATTAGTACTCGATTTAGGTTGGGGTTATAGCGCAGTATCATTTGCTGGTGCATTGTTAGCAGGGTTAGGTTTGTTATTGGTGTTATTCCAGATCAAACGAGAAAGCAGCTCTGCCCAAGCGTTACAACAGTGTTCAGATTAA
- a CDS encoding PLP-dependent aminotransferase family protein: MTFQYQVLANHLAHRIYQDELKPHQKLISLRDFARQHSISLSTAKSCYELLEAMGLIYVKPKSGYFVVARTQSSPIPDSPDFLSLPRQVSNLELHNQIQEAALQSHLVPLGSIQLTPHFIPVEGLRRSIQRALKNCQPQDFLYCNKQGHEQLRKALSDHWREDGIFIATEDIFITNGCIPALSLVIQHLTEVGDSILIPTPTFNGQLQLLASLKRQIIEIPAHHRGIDLERLESLMQQGLAKVCLMTANYQNPLGYCLSNAEKQKIAELAAKYQCFIIEDDIFGECGYSNERPLPIRYWDREGYVIWCGSVSKSLSSAYRVGWFCLSSKLQHLRLELLASNIGVNTPLQLGLADFIYSRGYREHLEQLRPNLMRQVEQYRSCILRAFEGLPIALSQPEGGYALWIQLPKEVDTLALYYTAKAQGITVVPGHVFGEDERYRHFIRLNAGHELTADVRQAISDLAEWSRQQMKTVS, translated from the coding sequence ATGACTTTTCAATATCAGGTTCTTGCCAATCACTTAGCCCATCGAATTTATCAAGATGAGCTCAAGCCTCATCAAAAGCTGATTTCTTTACGAGATTTTGCTCGTCAGCACAGTATTAGCTTAAGCACGGCAAAAAGTTGCTATGAATTACTTGAGGCGATGGGGCTGATTTATGTAAAGCCGAAATCGGGTTACTTTGTGGTTGCTCGTACCCAATCTAGCCCTATTCCTGATAGCCCAGATTTTTTGTCTTTGCCTCGGCAAGTCTCAAATCTAGAGTTGCATAACCAAATTCAAGAAGCAGCCTTACAAAGCCATCTCGTACCATTGGGTTCGATTCAGTTGACGCCGCATTTTATTCCAGTGGAAGGTTTACGTCGTTCTATTCAACGGGCGTTAAAAAATTGCCAGCCACAAGACTTTCTCTATTGTAATAAACAAGGACATGAGCAATTAAGAAAAGCGCTTTCTGATCATTGGCGCGAAGATGGAATCTTCATTGCGACGGAAGATATTTTTATTACCAATGGTTGCATCCCTGCTTTGTCGTTAGTCATTCAGCATCTAACAGAAGTAGGCGATAGTATTTTGATTCCAACGCCTACTTTCAATGGGCAACTACAGCTTTTAGCCAGTTTAAAACGACAGATTATTGAAATTCCAGCACATCATCGTGGTATTGATCTTGAACGTTTAGAATCATTGATGCAGCAGGGTTTGGCGAAGGTTTGCCTGATGACAGCCAATTATCAAAATCCTTTAGGATATTGTTTAAGTAATGCGGAAAAACAAAAGATTGCTGAATTAGCTGCAAAGTATCAGTGCTTTATTATTGAAGACGATATTTTTGGTGAATGTGGTTACAGCAATGAACGTCCTCTACCGATTCGCTATTGGGATCGTGAAGGCTATGTGATTTGGTGTGGGTCAGTTTCTAAGTCACTGTCGAGTGCGTATCGGGTAGGGTGGTTTTGTTTAAGCTCAAAGTTACAGCATTTAAGGCTTGAGCTACTGGCAAGTAATATTGGCGTAAATACACCGCTACAATTAGGCCTAGCTGATTTTATTTATAGCCGAGGTTATCGAGAGCATTTAGAGCAGCTACGACCAAATCTGATGCGACAAGTCGAGCAATATCGCAGTTGTATTTTAAGAGCCTTTGAGGGCCTTCCCATTGCGTTAAGTCAGCCAGAAGGCGGCTATGCACTCTGGATACAGTTACCAAAGGAAGTAGATACCTTAGCGTTGTATTACACTGCGAAAGCTCAAGGAATTACCGTGGTACCAGGTCATGTTTTTGGTGAGGATGAGCGATATCGACATTTCATTCGTTTAAATGCGGGGCATGAATTAACAGCAGATGTCCGCCAAGCAATTAGTGACTTGGCGGAATGGTCACGACAACAGATGAAAACTGTGAGTTAG
- the dapB gene encoding 4-hydroxy-tetrahydrodipicolinate reductase, translating into MSAAPRIGVLGAGGRMGRTLIQAVQQAGYQLGAAVVRAESTLIGADAGELAGIGSLGVKVSGNLADVLKDCDVIIDFTTPVATSEHLKLCREAGVSIVIGTTGMSDEQKAELDEVATHTPVVYAANYSVGVNVSIKLLELAAKVFGDTVDIEVIEAHHRHKVDAPSGTALMMGEAIADTLGRNLKEVAVYGREGHTGPRDRQTIGFETIRGGDIVGEHTVMFIGEGERVEVTHKATNRMNFAAGAVRAAAWVVGREARKYDMKDVLGLNDVQV; encoded by the coding sequence ATGTCAGCAGCTCCACGCATTGGTGTTTTAGGTGCAGGCGGTCGTATGGGCCGTACGCTTATTCAAGCAGTTCAACAAGCAGGCTATCAGTTGGGAGCAGCCGTTGTACGTGCAGAAAGTACTTTAATTGGTGCAGATGCAGGTGAGCTTGCTGGTATTGGTTCACTGGGTGTGAAGGTTTCAGGAAACTTGGCAGATGTTTTGAAAGACTGTGATGTAATCATTGACTTTACAACTCCTGTAGCAACATCTGAGCATTTAAAACTATGTCGTGAAGCAGGTGTATCAATTGTAATTGGTACAACAGGTATGTCAGATGAGCAAAAAGCTGAATTAGATGAAGTTGCTACTCATACACCTGTCGTTTACGCTGCAAACTATTCGGTAGGTGTAAATGTATCGATCAAGTTACTTGAGCTTGCAGCAAAAGTATTTGGCGATACAGTAGATATTGAAGTGATTGAAGCTCATCACCGTCATAAAGTAGATGCGCCGTCAGGTACAGCGTTAATGATGGGTGAAGCGATTGCAGATACTTTAGGCCGTAACCTAAAAGAAGTTGCTGTTTATGGACGTGAAGGGCATACGGGTCCACGTGACCGTCAAACGATTGGTTTTGAAACCATTCGTGGTGGAGATATCGTTGGTGAACACACTGTGATGTTCATTGGTGAAGGTGAGCGCGTTGAGGTGACTCACAAAGCAACGAATCGTATGAACTTTGCTGCTGGTGCAGTGCGAGCTGCTGCATGGGTTGTGGGCCGTGAAGCGCGTAAATATGACATGAAAGATGTTTTAGGATTGAACGACGTACAGGTTTAA
- a CDS encoding LysR family transcriptional regulator produces MKSTIEELVAFIAIVDTGSFVAAAEHLKQTPSGVSRSLTRLEAKLDVTLLERTTRKLKLTQEGQQFLVKARKILNELNAAEEELQKSDQDTSGLIRIDSATPFVLHVIAPLMHKFREYYPNIEIELNSNDQVIDLLQHKTDVAFRFGELNDSSLHAKLVCKSRLFIVASPEYLAIKGTPTQPEQLEQHDLIGFTRPAYINSWPIKIGDEYFFAQANIKASSGETVRQLTIRGHGIARLSEFEIWKDIQEGRLIALFEDQIEHQYQSIHAVYYQQEHLPKRIRLFIEFLAEQLQDGFKTCL; encoded by the coding sequence ATGAAATCAACTATTGAAGAACTTGTCGCGTTTATCGCAATCGTTGATACGGGTTCTTTTGTTGCGGCAGCAGAGCATTTAAAACAAACACCTTCGGGAGTTAGTCGATCTTTAACACGCTTGGAAGCAAAGTTAGATGTGACTTTGTTAGAGCGAACGACTCGTAAGTTGAAACTAACACAAGAGGGGCAACAGTTTCTTGTGAAGGCTCGTAAAATTTTAAATGAGCTGAATGCTGCCGAAGAAGAGTTACAAAAGTCTGATCAAGATACTTCGGGTCTTATACGAATCGATTCGGCAACACCTTTTGTTTTACACGTGATTGCGCCATTAATGCATAAGTTTCGTGAGTACTATCCAAATATTGAAATTGAATTAAATAGTAATGATCAGGTGATTGATCTATTGCAGCATAAAACCGATGTGGCATTTCGGTTTGGGGAGCTTAATGATTCGAGTCTGCATGCCAAACTGGTGTGTAAAAGTCGTTTATTTATTGTTGCGAGCCCAGAATATCTAGCGATTAAAGGCACACCAACACAGCCTGAACAACTCGAACAGCATGATCTGATTGGTTTTACCAGACCTGCCTATATTAATAGCTGGCCGATTAAAATCGGCGATGAATATTTTTTTGCACAAGCAAATATTAAAGCTTCTAGTGGTGAGACGGTACGCCAACTCACGATTAGAGGCCATGGTATTGCACGACTATCTGAATTTGAAATTTGGAAAGATATTCAAGAAGGACGCTTGATTGCATTATTCGAAGATCAAATTGAGCATCAATATCAAAGCATCCATGCTGTGTATTATCAACAAGAGCATCTACCAAAGCGAATCCGTTTGTTTATTGAATTTTTGGCAGAGCAATTACAAGATGGTTTTAAAACCTGTCTCTAA